A single genomic interval of Streptomyces sp. NBC_00663 harbors:
- a CDS encoding FAD-dependent oxidoreductase: MNNPQQVIDVLVIGAGPSGSAVAIDLVRRGLDVRIIDRSPRAFEGSRAKGVQPRSLEVLEDLGALDEVLAGGSTYPKLGIHAGPLAVPWKMFSHRDATPDVPYPNTWLIPQFRTDRALHARLSELGREIEFGRELTELTQDEDTVVAKVADGDGTEAIVARYVVGADGGSSAVRKQLGIGFVGTTHESDRMLIVDATVTGLARNRWHMWPGRGGKRIGACPLPGSDMFQWMISLGPDEEPPSDKDDILQRIHSHTRDRRIQLHDIHWTSVFRPNIRLAEHYGRGRVFLVGDAAHVHTPAGAQGLNTGIQDGYNLGWKIGQTLAGASAALLNTYEAERQPIAAGVLGLSTEKWGGMAKLDPSSMKRGKDEQQLALTYYGGPLAPADGMRTKTLRVGDRAPDAQLLRADGTGTRLFDVCRGPHFTALAYGPGAARDLAVLPWPTAGAQLKRLTVGARAADSLTLSDPENALKDAYGLDGDTLVLIRPDGYIGHIATRDFLTTTQSAARAMTP, from the coding sequence ATGAACAACCCGCAGCAGGTCATCGACGTACTGGTCATCGGTGCGGGCCCGTCGGGCTCCGCCGTGGCGATCGACCTCGTACGGCGGGGACTCGACGTACGGATCATCGACAGGTCTCCCCGTGCCTTCGAGGGGTCCCGCGCCAAGGGCGTCCAGCCCCGCAGCCTCGAAGTCCTCGAAGACCTCGGTGCCCTCGACGAGGTGCTGGCCGGCGGCAGCACCTATCCCAAGCTCGGGATCCATGCGGGCCCCCTCGCCGTGCCCTGGAAGATGTTCAGCCACAGGGACGCGACCCCGGACGTCCCCTACCCGAACACCTGGCTGATCCCTCAGTTCCGCACGGACCGCGCACTGCACGCCCGGCTCAGCGAACTCGGCCGTGAGATCGAGTTCGGCAGGGAACTGACCGAGCTGACGCAGGACGAGGACACGGTGGTCGCCAAGGTGGCGGACGGGGACGGCACCGAGGCGATCGTCGCCCGGTACGTCGTAGGCGCGGACGGCGGTTCCAGCGCGGTGCGCAAGCAACTCGGCATCGGGTTCGTCGGGACGACGCACGAGAGCGACCGGATGCTCATCGTCGATGCCACCGTGACCGGGCTGGCCCGCAACCGGTGGCACATGTGGCCCGGCCGCGGCGGCAAGCGCATCGGCGCCTGTCCGCTCCCCGGCAGCGACATGTTCCAGTGGATGATCAGCCTCGGGCCCGACGAGGAACCGCCCTCGGACAAGGACGACATCCTCCAGCGGATCCACTCCCACACCCGCGACCGGCGCATTCAGCTGCACGACATCCACTGGACGTCGGTGTTCCGACCGAACATCCGCCTGGCGGAACACTATGGCCGAGGACGCGTCTTCCTCGTCGGCGACGCCGCCCACGTCCACACCCCGGCCGGCGCCCAGGGCCTGAACACCGGCATCCAGGACGGCTACAACCTCGGCTGGAAAATCGGTCAGACCCTCGCCGGGGCGAGCGCGGCACTGCTGAACACCTACGAGGCGGAACGGCAGCCGATCGCCGCCGGGGTCCTGGGGCTGTCCACGGAGAAGTGGGGCGGCATGGCCAAGCTCGACCCGTCGAGCATGAAGCGGGGCAAGGACGAGCAGCAACTCGCCCTGACCTACTACGGCGGTCCGCTCGCCCCCGCCGACGGCATGCGCACCAAGACGCTGCGCGTGGGTGACCGCGCCCCGGACGCCCAGCTGCTCCGCGCTGACGGGACCGGGACCCGGCTGTTCGACGTCTGCCGCGGGCCGCACTTCACCGCCCTCGCCTACGGCCCTGGTGCCGCCCGCGACCTCGCAGTGCTCCCCTGGCCGACAGCCGGCGCTCAGCTGAAGCGGCTGACGGTCGGGGCGCGTGCCGCCGACAGCCTCACCCTTTCCGACCCTGAGAACGCGCTGAAGGACGCTTACGGCCTGGACGGCGACACGCTGGTGCTGATCCGTCCCGACGGCTACATCGGGCACATCGCCACCCGGGACTTCCTCACCACCACACAATCCGCCGCGCGGGCGATGACGCCCTAA
- a CDS encoding alpha/beta fold hydrolase has protein sequence MKYFVAQGEDRQLTAESRQALRGSFVELSDGVTHYELRGPEDGELVVMAGGLTIPLFYWDGLVNELNARGLRTLTCSAYGRGYSDRVRARYDETLFARQLTELTERLGLTTRPLHLVGTSMGALVAMTYAARHRALVATLTIVGPAGLAKPRPTSPHRILRNDLVAGVVARRRGRRILQEHLGHNVRDPELGSKLTDMVLEAFRFEGSLYAVFDTLQHLPVSGRDDLFRQTGALGIPTLLLWGDEDDVTPLAHLDTARALLKPQHRHVIPECGHMAPFERPRHVADQIVPFVAAPAERLDS, from the coding sequence ATGAAGTACTTCGTCGCACAGGGCGAGGACCGACAGCTCACCGCCGAATCGCGGCAAGCCCTGCGCGGCAGTTTCGTCGAACTCTCCGACGGCGTCACGCACTACGAACTAAGGGGCCCAGAGGACGGGGAATTGGTCGTGATGGCGGGCGGCCTGACCATCCCGCTCTTCTACTGGGACGGCCTCGTCAACGAGTTGAACGCCCGCGGGCTGCGGACTCTGACCTGTAGCGCCTACGGCCGCGGCTACTCGGACCGGGTGCGGGCGCGCTACGACGAAACCCTCTTCGCGCGACAGCTGACCGAGCTGACCGAACGGCTCGGCCTGACCACGCGCCCGCTGCATCTCGTGGGCACCTCCATGGGCGCGCTGGTCGCCATGACCTACGCCGCCCGGCACCGCGCGCTGGTGGCCACCCTGACCATCGTCGGCCCCGCCGGTCTCGCGAAACCGCGGCCGACCTCCCCTCACCGGATACTGCGCAACGATCTGGTGGCCGGTGTCGTCGCCCGGCGGCGCGGCCGCCGGATACTCCAGGAGCACCTCGGGCACAACGTCCGCGACCCCGAACTCGGCTCGAAACTCACGGATATGGTCCTCGAAGCCTTTCGCTTCGAGGGTTCGCTGTACGCCGTCTTCGACACGCTGCAACACCTGCCGGTCTCCGGCCGTGACGACCTCTTCCGGCAGACGGGCGCACTGGGCATTCCCACGCTGCTCCTGTGGGGCGACGAGGACGACGTCACACCCCTGGCCCACCTCGACACGGCCCGCGCCCTGCTGAAGCCCCAGCATCGTCATGTGATTCCCGAGTGTGGGCACATGGCCCCATTCGAACGCCCGCGCCACGTCGCCGATCAGATCGTCCCGTTCGTGGCCGCACCCGCCGAGAGGCTCGACTCATGA
- a CDS encoding alpha/beta fold hydrolase: MSTWSEPQPDSRFVVVGGLRIHYKRAGGGPALVLLHGSASSLQHFDRAADLLSESFDVIRPDLPGFGLTGPRHDRDYRIPTYTATVADFLETLGVPRYAVAGNSLGGNIAWNLALDHPERLSGLVLVNATGYPEKEIPAGMRLTRNPLLRPLLRRVMPRGAIERNLRSNVGSHSTIVDDALVDRAHQLMNRPGNRSAFVDLCNTDQPDRSAQIPRITTPTLVLRSAGIDGQHFTRDIPGATELVHPHGGHLLPEEEPHWVSDAIAKFLRSSTDTPTH; encoded by the coding sequence ATGAGTACCTGGTCTGAGCCGCAGCCCGATTCCCGGTTCGTCGTGGTGGGTGGACTGCGGATCCACTACAAACGCGCCGGCGGCGGCCCGGCACTCGTCCTGCTGCACGGCAGCGCGTCGTCGCTTCAGCACTTCGACCGGGCGGCGGACCTGCTGTCGGAGTCGTTCGACGTCATCCGCCCCGACCTGCCGGGGTTCGGCCTGACCGGACCTCGCCACGACCGCGACTACCGCATCCCGACCTACACGGCGACGGTGGCGGACTTCCTGGAGACCCTGGGCGTGCCGCGCTACGCGGTGGCGGGCAATTCGCTGGGCGGCAACATCGCCTGGAACCTCGCGCTGGACCATCCGGAGCGGCTGTCCGGCCTGGTGCTGGTCAATGCCACCGGATACCCGGAGAAAGAGATACCGGCAGGCATGCGCCTGACACGCAACCCCCTACTGCGACCCCTGTTGCGGCGGGTGATGCCGCGCGGCGCCATCGAGCGCAACCTGCGCTCGAACGTCGGCTCGCACTCGACGATCGTGGACGACGCCCTGGTGGACCGCGCCCACCAGCTCATGAACCGGCCCGGGAACCGCTCCGCCTTCGTCGACCTCTGCAACACGGATCAGCCCGACCGCAGCGCGCAGATCCCCCGCATCACGACACCCACGCTCGTACTGCGCAGCGCGGGCATCGACGGCCAGCACTTCACCCGTGACATCCCCGGCGCCACAGAACTCGTGCACCCCCACGGCGGTCACCTGCTGCCCGAAGAGGAGCCCCACTGGGTCTCGGACGCGATCGCGAAGTTCCTGCGCTCCTCCACCGACACCCCCACGCACTGA
- a CDS encoding carotenoid oxygenase family protein, whose product MTSVTSGPGLVPPDPMTIAPRAVLRPSVPRLAQDAAGWAHHNKFLDGPFTPWTEETEAYDLEVDGEIPADLAGALFRVSSNPRFQPRDPGRYHWWEGDGMVCGIYLREGRAAFRTRWVMTDSMKFEVEQGEAVYSGFANGGTPGPLPQGAPPAKNVANTNVGVFGDHLLVYYEGGLPYAMHPETLETYGTHDFHGGIDVLCTAHYKIDPDSGDMLFFAATGPVITWYRADVKTGHVVESHSLGIKVPVLMHDFAVTDHYAIFFVTPAQFRLDHIMRGRPGVVWDEASLPHGVQIVLMDRRTHTATWHEVGGHWANTHFYNAYECDGQVIVDGHRITRLGTPADRLDTPVTSHSWFPPALPHRWRVDLATGSATEEMTSGVAGEFPRINDAYTGREHRYGYFVTTRALAADTMSDGLAKHDFLSDATTVIEGPEALTSPGEPVFVARQNATSEDDGYLLTLWWNRLSGLSELLVHDAADLRRTPLARVKLPSRVPFGFHGNWADHATLDRAVSASRGGTG is encoded by the coding sequence ATGACCTCAGTCACCTCCGGCCCGGGCCTGGTCCCGCCCGACCCGATGACGATCGCGCCGCGTGCCGTGCTCCGGCCGTCGGTCCCACGGCTGGCACAGGACGCCGCCGGCTGGGCGCACCACAACAAGTTCCTCGACGGCCCCTTCACCCCCTGGACGGAAGAGACCGAGGCCTACGACCTGGAGGTGGACGGGGAGATCCCGGCCGACCTCGCAGGGGCGCTGTTCCGGGTCTCGTCCAACCCCCGTTTCCAGCCTCGCGATCCCGGCCGCTATCACTGGTGGGAGGGCGACGGCATGGTGTGCGGAATCTATCTGCGCGAGGGGCGGGCCGCGTTCCGCACCCGCTGGGTGATGACCGATTCCATGAAGTTCGAGGTGGAGCAGGGCGAGGCCGTCTACAGCGGATTCGCCAACGGCGGCACCCCCGGTCCGCTCCCCCAGGGCGCTCCACCCGCGAAGAACGTGGCGAACACCAACGTCGGTGTCTTCGGTGACCACCTGCTCGTCTATTACGAGGGCGGCCTGCCGTACGCGATGCACCCCGAGACCCTGGAGACGTACGGCACCCACGATTTCCACGGCGGCATCGACGTACTGTGCACCGCCCACTACAAGATCGACCCAGACAGCGGCGACATGCTCTTCTTCGCCGCGACCGGGCCGGTCATCACCTGGTACCGGGCGGACGTGAAGACCGGGCACGTCGTGGAAAGCCACAGCCTCGGCATCAAAGTGCCCGTGCTGATGCACGACTTCGCCGTCACCGACCATTACGCGATCTTCTTCGTCACCCCGGCCCAGTTCCGGCTGGACCACATCATGCGGGGAAGGCCGGGAGTCGTATGGGACGAGGCATCGCTCCCGCACGGCGTACAGATCGTGCTCATGGACCGCCGCACCCACACCGCCACCTGGCACGAGGTGGGCGGCCACTGGGCCAACACCCACTTCTACAACGCCTACGAGTGCGATGGACAGGTCATCGTCGACGGGCACCGCATCACCCGCCTGGGCACTCCTGCCGACCGGCTCGACACTCCCGTCACCTCCCACTCCTGGTTCCCTCCGGCCCTGCCCCACCGCTGGCGAGTCGACCTGGCCACCGGCTCGGCGACGGAGGAGATGACCAGCGGTGTCGCCGGTGAGTTCCCGCGGATCAACGACGCGTACACCGGCCGGGAGCACCGCTACGGCTACTTCGTCACCACGCGCGCGTTGGCCGCGGACACCATGAGCGACGGCCTGGCCAAGCATGACTTCCTGAGCGACGCCACGACCGTGATCGAGGGTCCCGAGGCGCTGACCAGCCCTGGTGAACCCGTCTTCGTGGCCCGCCAGAACGCCACCTCGGAGGACGATGGTTACCTGCTGACCCTGTGGTGGAACCGCCTCAGCGGGTTGTCCGAGTTGCTCGTCCATGACGCCGCCGACCTGCGCCGTACTCCTCTGGCAAGGGTCAAGCTCCCGAGCCGCGTCCCGTTCGGCTTCCATGGCAACTGGGCTGATCACGCAACCCTGGACCGTGCCGTCTCGGCCTCGCGCGGCGGCACTGGCTGA
- a CDS encoding aldehyde dehydrogenase family protein has translation MTLLDAADWQERIFSGGWVKGSGEPHDSTEPATGKTLGRVGAASPADVDRAVAHAQQAQRAWAAVPYVERARVLRRAAALFERHQAEIAEWIVRESGAPRLFADTQATDGGAEECHEAAALAAAPYGEVLRSAQDRLSFSRRRPVGVVGVISPFNAPMLLAMRAVAPALALGNAVVLKPDPRTAICGGVTIARIFEEAGLPEGVLHVLPGGAAVGAALVEHPRVPVIAFTGSTRAGKAIAAAAAQRLKRVHLELGGNSALVVLDDADLDKAVSAGAFGSFFNAGQVCMAAGRHLVHSSIAEEYTARLAEHADATPVGDPMTGTVLMGPMIDEGQLRAVHAVVSDSVTAGARLAAGGTHEGLFYRPTVLADVPLTARAYAEEIFGPVAPVVTFQDLDEAARLASDSEYGLSLGILTRDVAKGLALADRIPTGLVHINDQTVNDESTIPFGGVGDSGNGSRHGGAAANLEAFTEQQWVTVRQEIPGYPF, from the coding sequence ATGACCCTTCTCGATGCAGCCGACTGGCAGGAGCGGATCTTCTCGGGCGGATGGGTCAAGGGCTCGGGTGAGCCGCACGACTCCACCGAGCCGGCGACCGGAAAGACGCTGGGCCGCGTCGGCGCAGCCTCTCCCGCCGATGTGGACCGGGCCGTGGCGCACGCGCAGCAGGCCCAACGCGCATGGGCGGCGGTGCCGTACGTGGAGCGTGCGCGGGTGCTGCGGCGCGCTGCGGCCCTGTTCGAGCGGCACCAGGCGGAGATAGCGGAGTGGATCGTGCGCGAGTCGGGCGCGCCGCGGCTGTTCGCGGACACCCAGGCGACCGATGGTGGGGCCGAGGAGTGCCACGAGGCCGCCGCACTCGCTGCGGCTCCCTATGGAGAAGTGCTCCGGTCAGCCCAGGACCGACTGTCGTTCTCGCGGCGGCGCCCGGTGGGCGTGGTCGGTGTCATCTCCCCCTTCAACGCGCCGATGTTGCTGGCCATGCGTGCGGTGGCTCCGGCGCTGGCCCTGGGCAACGCGGTCGTTCTCAAGCCCGATCCGCGCACCGCGATCTGCGGCGGTGTCACCATCGCGCGGATCTTCGAGGAGGCAGGGCTTCCCGAGGGCGTCCTGCACGTCCTGCCCGGTGGCGCCGCCGTCGGCGCGGCGCTGGTGGAGCACCCGCGCGTGCCCGTCATCGCCTTCACCGGCTCCACTCGGGCGGGGAAGGCCATCGCGGCGGCAGCCGCGCAGCGGCTCAAGCGGGTCCACCTGGAGCTGGGCGGCAACTCGGCGCTGGTCGTCCTGGACGACGCCGACCTCGACAAGGCCGTGTCCGCGGGCGCTTTCGGCTCCTTCTTCAACGCCGGGCAGGTCTGCATGGCCGCCGGCCGTCATCTCGTGCACTCCTCGATCGCCGAGGAGTACACAGCCCGTCTCGCCGAGCATGCCGACGCCACACCCGTGGGTGATCCGATGACCGGCACGGTCCTGATGGGCCCCATGATCGACGAGGGTCAGCTGCGGGCCGTCCATGCCGTGGTCTCCGACAGTGTCACCGCGGGAGCACGGCTCGCTGCCGGTGGTACCCATGAAGGCCTGTTCTACCGGCCCACCGTGCTGGCCGACGTCCCGCTCACCGCCCGCGCCTACGCGGAGGAGATCTTCGGCCCTGTCGCGCCCGTAGTGACTTTCCAGGATCTCGACGAGGCCGCCCGGCTGGCCTCCGACAGCGAGTACGGGCTCTCGCTCGGCATCCTGACCCGCGATGTGGCCAAGGGCCTGGCGCTGGCCGACCGCATCCCGACCGGCCTGGTGCACATCAACGACCAGACCGTGAACGACGAGTCGACCATCCCGTTCGGCGGCGTCGGCGACTCGGGCAACGGCTCCCGCCACGGAGGCGCCGCCGCCAACCTCGAGGCATTCACCGAGCAGCAGTGGGTCACCGTCCGCCAGGAGATCCCCGGCTACCCGTTCTGA
- a CDS encoding IclR family transcriptional regulator, whose protein sequence is MSGTASTSYRERNSTADRALDILLMFTDTHLVVSGTAVAERLGVARSTAYRYLQSLVSSRFLEEAPGGGFRLGLRVMEIARLARRSYGLSEVALPAMTTLAEDVRETVLLTRRTGELVVCVDRAEAGTGAVRISYERGSTLPLNAGASALVLLAWVPEDEARRLLESADLRRFTPATLTDVDTLMQRLAHIRRAGYSVTRGELDADVMGVAAPVRDEHQQVVAAVSIAALASRVFPEAEAELAGKVQETAREISERLTAVGG, encoded by the coding sequence ATGTCAGGAACAGCGTCCACCAGCTATCGCGAGCGTAACTCCACGGCCGACCGGGCCCTGGACATCCTGCTCATGTTCACCGACACCCACCTCGTCGTCTCCGGCACCGCTGTGGCCGAGCGACTCGGCGTGGCTCGCTCGACCGCGTACCGGTACCTCCAGAGCCTCGTGAGCAGCCGCTTCCTCGAAGAGGCGCCGGGTGGAGGCTTCCGGCTGGGGCTGCGCGTCATGGAGATCGCCCGGCTGGCACGCCGCAGCTACGGCCTGTCCGAAGTCGCCCTCCCGGCGATGACGACGCTCGCCGAGGACGTGCGCGAGACGGTCCTGCTCACCAGGCGGACCGGAGAGCTGGTCGTGTGCGTCGATCGGGCCGAAGCGGGGACGGGCGCCGTGCGCATCTCCTACGAGAGAGGCAGCACTCTCCCCCTCAACGCGGGCGCTTCGGCACTCGTCCTGCTGGCCTGGGTTCCCGAAGACGAAGCCCGACGGCTTCTTGAATCAGCAGACCTGCGCCGTTTCACTCCCGCCACCCTCACGGACGTCGACACGCTCATGCAGCGACTGGCCCACATCCGGCGCGCCGGCTACTCGGTCACTCGTGGTGAACTCGACGCCGACGTGATGGGTGTCGCCGCTCCCGTCCGCGACGAGCACCAGCAGGTGGTGGCAGCGGTGAGCATCGCGGCCTTGGCCTCGCGCGTGTTCCCCGAGGCGGAGGCGGAGCTGGCCGGGAAGGTTCAGGAGACGGCACGGGAGATCAGCGAGCGACTGACAGCCGTCGGAGGCTGA
- a CDS encoding fumarylacetoacetate hydrolase family protein: MRLSTVRLHDERGTAAARQEGDELILLPYSDVGELLSSGDDWPERAAAEDGDRISLSSASLAPVVPHPNKVVCLGLNYATHIQEMGRATPAHPTLFAKYDGSLVGAYDDVHIPPVSDDLDWEAELGVVIGHRARHVSPDRALSHVAGYTVLNDVTVRDWQHRTREFLSGKTFEATTPVGPSLVTPDELPRGAAGLTISCLVDGITMQKSNTADLLFDVAAIIAYVSTIITLLPGDLIATGTPGGVGAGRDPKVFLRPGQELVTVVEGIGELRNTVVKDRW; this comes from the coding sequence ATGAGGCTCAGCACCGTCCGGCTGCACGACGAGCGCGGCACAGCCGCTGCGCGCCAGGAAGGGGACGAGCTCATTCTGCTGCCCTACTCCGACGTCGGCGAACTGCTGTCGAGCGGCGACGACTGGCCTGAACGCGCGGCCGCCGAGGACGGCGACCGTATCTCCCTGTCGTCCGCGTCCCTCGCTCCCGTCGTCCCTCACCCGAACAAGGTCGTGTGTCTGGGCCTCAACTACGCCACACACATCCAGGAGATGGGCCGCGCGACCCCGGCCCATCCGACCCTGTTCGCCAAGTACGACGGCTCTCTCGTCGGAGCCTACGACGACGTGCACATCCCGCCGGTGAGCGATGACCTGGACTGGGAGGCCGAGCTCGGTGTGGTGATCGGACACCGCGCGCGGCACGTGTCGCCGGACCGGGCGCTGTCACATGTCGCGGGCTACACCGTCCTCAACGACGTCACCGTCCGGGACTGGCAGCATCGCACCCGTGAGTTCCTGTCCGGCAAGACCTTCGAGGCCACCACCCCGGTGGGACCCTCGCTCGTCACACCGGACGAACTGCCGCGCGGTGCGGCCGGGCTGACGATCAGCTGCCTTGTGGACGGCATCACGATGCAGAAGTCCAACACGGCGGACCTGCTCTTCGACGTCGCCGCGATCATCGCGTACGTCAGCACCATCATCACGCTGCTGCCGGGCGACCTGATCGCCACGGGTACGCCGGGAGGCGTGGGTGCCGGCCGCGATCCCAAGGTCTTTCTCCGGCCGGGGCAGGAACTCGTCACGGTCGTCGAGGGGATCGGCGAACTGCGCAATACAGTCGTCAAGGACCGATGGTGA
- a CDS encoding FAD-dependent monooxygenase — MSNPQTPQPEPERRFASATSVQADVLVVGAGPTGLTAVHLLGSLGIRVLLVERNPTTSNDAKAISLDDESLRTLQAAGIDGAVYPIIVPGTGTKYFGVGNRPLVHARGLGDQRFGHPFKNPFAQPDLERVLVEELHGRPDVETRFGTRLFSLEQHSDRVRVGIGPSEGTGPVEHFDVSYVLGCDGGRSTVRELLSIPMRGRSFPDVWLVADTVGDPHDQRYGMHLGDPGRPTVVVPGRDGRCRYEFLLHPGEGLPGDPPPFELVRDLLRPYREITPDQVERAVSYTFHALLADRLRDGRCFLLGDAAHMMPPFAGQGLNSGVRDAANLCWKLADVLAGRAGDTLLDTYDTERRPHAQAVIDLSVRLGRIVMTTSRSRARLRDLLVRTAMHTPQGRRYLTEMRYRPNTRVRSGAVVPFDGNNRSPVGTALPQPRVLHGPRLQVTRLDHVLGRGWSLLGVGVTDTDWNTAVHAGLPAGKRVSVVLGDRYPRDRPGRTAVADADGRLQALFGGLKGHFVLVRPDRLIAAVFRPDQAERVSHSLRRFAPGPGRDVPVPVPDGPAQIDHEAVLPRPAPTAHPVTKSASKTQGGPR; from the coding sequence ATGAGCAATCCCCAGACACCGCAACCGGAACCGGAACGAAGATTCGCTTCGGCCACCTCGGTGCAAGCCGACGTACTCGTGGTCGGCGCCGGTCCGACGGGGCTCACGGCCGTCCATCTGCTCGGCTCGCTCGGCATACGCGTCCTGCTCGTCGAGCGCAATCCGACAACGAGCAACGACGCCAAGGCGATCAGCCTGGACGACGAGTCGCTGCGCACGCTCCAAGCAGCCGGCATCGACGGGGCGGTGTACCCGATCATCGTGCCCGGCACGGGAACGAAGTACTTCGGCGTCGGCAACCGACCCCTCGTGCACGCCCGCGGCCTCGGCGACCAGCGGTTCGGGCACCCGTTCAAGAACCCCTTCGCCCAACCCGACCTGGAGCGGGTGCTGGTTGAGGAACTGCACGGCCGCCCCGACGTCGAAACCCGTTTCGGCACCCGGCTGTTCTCGCTGGAACAGCACTCCGACCGGGTACGGGTCGGAATCGGACCGAGCGAGGGCACGGGACCGGTCGAGCACTTCGACGTCTCGTACGTCCTCGGCTGCGACGGCGGACGCAGCACCGTCCGTGAGCTGCTGTCCATCCCCATGCGGGGGCGCAGCTTTCCCGACGTGTGGCTGGTCGCCGACACGGTGGGAGATCCCCACGACCAGCGCTACGGCATGCATTTGGGCGACCCCGGCCGCCCCACGGTCGTCGTGCCGGGCCGCGACGGCCGGTGCCGCTACGAGTTCCTGCTGCACCCCGGGGAGGGTCTGCCCGGCGATCCCCCACCGTTCGAACTGGTACGCGACCTGTTGCGGCCGTACCGCGAGATCACCCCGGACCAGGTCGAGCGCGCCGTGTCGTACACGTTCCACGCCCTGCTGGCCGACCGCCTGCGCGACGGACGCTGCTTCCTTCTGGGCGACGCCGCCCACATGATGCCGCCTTTCGCGGGCCAGGGACTCAACTCCGGTGTACGAGACGCGGCCAACCTCTGCTGGAAGCTCGCCGACGTCCTGGCCGGACGGGCGGGAGACACCCTGCTCGACACCTATGACACCGAACGCCGCCCACATGCCCAGGCCGTCATCGACCTCTCGGTCCGGCTCGGCCGCATCGTCATGACGACGAGCCGCAGCCGGGCGCGGCTGCGCGATCTGCTGGTGCGCACCGCCATGCACACCCCGCAGGGGCGCCGGTACCTCACCGAGATGCGCTACCGGCCGAACACCCGCGTTCGTTCGGGCGCCGTCGTCCCCTTCGACGGCAACAACAGGTCGCCGGTGGGCACAGCTCTTCCGCAGCCACGCGTCCTGCACGGCCCGCGCCTTCAGGTCACCCGGCTCGACCATGTGCTCGGCCGTGGCTGGAGCCTGCTGGGCGTGGGCGTCACCGACACCGACTGGAACACCGCCGTACACGCCGGTCTGCCCGCGGGCAAGCGGGTATCCGTCGTCCTCGGCGACCGCTACCCGCGCGACCGCCCGGGGCGCACCGCCGTGGCCGACGCCGACGGCCGACTCCAGGCCCTGTTCGGCGGGCTCAAAGGACACTTCGTGCTGGTACGCCCCGACCGGCTGATCGCGGCCGTCTTCCGACCCGACCAAGCAGAGCGTGTCTCGCACAGCCTGCGTCGCTTCGCGCCCGGTCCGGGGCGCGATGTCCCCGTTCCCGTGCCAGACGGCCCGGCGCAGATCGATCACGAGGCCGTCCTGCCGCGGCCCGCACCGACCGCGCACCCCGTCACCAAGAGCGCTTCCAAGACACAAGGAGGGCCCCGATGA
- a CDS encoding VOC family protein — protein MAITGLGHTGFWVHDLDAMRDFYTRVLGLTVTDEDEELGIVFLSSRPEQEHHEFVLQRGRTAHDGAKLTHQVSWRVDSLESVIDFHHRFRAEGIEVQQEVTHGNAIGIYFFDPEGNRNEVYLRVERDVRQPFRKTLDLDQEPADVMADVERLLTEGGPAYQPVQ, from the coding sequence ATGGCGATTACTGGTCTCGGCCACACCGGTTTCTGGGTGCACGACCTCGACGCCATGCGCGACTTCTACACGCGGGTCCTGGGCCTGACCGTGACCGACGAGGACGAGGAACTGGGCATCGTCTTCCTCTCCTCCCGCCCTGAGCAGGAGCACCACGAGTTCGTCCTGCAGCGCGGGCGGACAGCCCACGACGGCGCCAAGCTCACGCATCAGGTGTCGTGGCGAGTGGACTCCCTGGAGTCGGTCATCGACTTCCACCACCGGTTCCGCGCCGAGGGCATCGAGGTGCAGCAGGAAGTCACCCACGGCAACGCGATCGGTATCTACTTCTTCGACCCCGAGGGCAACCGCAACGAGGTGTATCTGCGGGTGGAGCGCGACGTGCGGCAGCCGTTCCGCAAGACCCTCGACCTCGACCAGGAGCCCGCCGACGTGATGGCCGACGTGGAGCGGCTGCTGACCGAGGGCGGCCCGGCGTACCAGCCGGTCCAGTAG